One Brassica napus cultivar Da-Ae chromosome C4, Da-Ae, whole genome shotgun sequence genomic region harbors:
- the LOC106427680 gene encoding probable xyloglucan galactosyltransferase GT13, translating into MKKFNPRKRKVARKQSPNLLIYILPTLLFWVLFVPRINQTVTYLFPSYQETLNITLKTKHEEIDTCAGRYVYIHNLPSRFNEDLIESCESYAELRNKCKYLVNSGFGPPILEDEHNHTVRVLTTETDSWYSTNQFMLEVIFREKMRHYECLTNDSSLSSAVFVPFYAGFDGRRFWGYNVKLRDELGEDLAQWLRERPEWTKMHGRDHFFVTGRVGRDFRRVSDQDSDWGNKLMRLPEFENMTMLSIETNSCSNEFAVPYPTYFHPKTKTEVRTWQRQVRTVQRRYLFSFVGAPRPEMEESIRGEVIKQCLASQERCKFLNCDTPSKDCGNPVKAMEVFQDSVFCLQPPGDTTTRRSTFDSVLAGCIPVFFRLNSAQYKWHFPVDHTKYSVYISEDDVRDGKVSIEKILSMINEEDVLSMRNEVEKIIPKIIYAKPGAVGPEKNEDAFEIAVSRVLERVSSLFKNQDNDQNLGMT; encoded by the coding sequence ATGAAGAAATTCAATCCAAGAAAGAGAAAGGTTGCGAGGAAACAATCTCCAAATCTTTTGATATACATCTTACCAACACTTTTGTTCTGGGTACTCTTTGTCCCTCGCATCAATCAAACCGTAACCTATCTCTTTCCTTCCTACCAAGAAACCCTAAACATCACTCTAAAGACTAAACATGAAGAAATAGATACTTGCGCCGGAAGGTACGTCTATATCCACAATCTCCCCAGTAGATTCAATGAGGATTTGATCGAAAGTTGTGAATCATATGCCGAGTTACGCAATAAGTGTAAGTACCTGGTTAACTCTGGTTTCGGTCCACCGATCTTAGAGGATGAACATAACCACACAGTTCGTGTATTAACCACCGAGACCGATTCTTGGTACTCGACCAATCAGTTCATGCTTGAAGTTATcttcagagagaagatgagacaCTACGAGTGTTTGACTAACGACTCATCCCTCTCTTCTGCAGTCTTCGTCCCGTTCTACGCTGGCTTCGACGGGAGACGCTTTTGGGGATACAACGTGAAGCTCAGAGACGAACTCGGTGAAGATCTAGCTCAATGGCTTAGGGAGAGACCTGAGTGGACGAAAATGCACGGACGAGATCACTTCTTTGTCACAGGAAGGGTTGGTCGGGATTTTAGAAGGGTGTCTGATCAAGATTCAGACTGGGGAAACAAGCTCATGAGGTTGCCTGAGTTTGAGAACATGACGATGTTATCTATCGAGACAAACTCTTGTAGCAACGAGTTTGCGGTTCCTTATCCAACGTACTTCCATCCAAAGACCAAAACCGAGGTTAGGACATGGCAGAGGCAAGTGAGAACGGTTCAGAGACGATACTTATTCTCGTTCGTCGGAGCTCCAAGGCCGGAGATGGAGGAATCTATAAGAGGAGAGGTTATAAAACAGTGCCTTGCGTCACAAGAAAGATGCAAGTTTCTTAACTGTGACACACCAAGTAAAGATTGTGGTAACCCGGTTAAGGCGATGGAAGTGTTTCAAGATTCGGTTTTCTGTTTACAACCACCAGGAGATACAACTACAAGGAGATCAACGTTTGATTCGGTTTTAGCCGGTTGTATACCGGTTTTCTTTAGACTCAATTCTGCTCAGTACAAGTGGCATTTCCCGGTTGATCATACCAAGTATTCGGTTTACATTTCGGAAGATGATGTGAGAGACGGTAAGGTTAGTATTGAGAAGATATTGAGTATGATTAATGAAGAAGATGTTTTGAGTATGAGGAATGAGGTTGAGAAGATTATACCGAAGATTATCTATGCCAAACCGGGGGCTGTTGGACCGGAGAAGAATGAAGATGCGTTTGAAATTGCGGTGAGTAGGGTTCTTGAGAGAGTGTCTTCATTATTCAAGAATCAAGATAATGACCAAAATCTAGGAATGACATAA
- the LOC111215081 gene encoding UV radiation resistance-associated gene protein-like isoform X2, with translation MERETEPSSSRGDREEDVKVIEWEEFDNELTRLWSLSSALKLATEKKMTLQPKLESLIQVSAESLRRTNELEEMRQRLEAKKLMVDKTSVTCKVTEQDLKKKEDDLSAEVRSLLVGGTTLSIAKSKLQESNCQLEGESGYAHLKTVTNKLRKRQQYMVSQVSFIYPLKIEAGPSQDQELESFPGGSRLVGTKPVSQGSVRILGLPFSMAPFTKMSFFTDKKEVQKSATALGYVAHAVSLLAPFFGVPIRYPLRLGGSKTYILDYAPYIEPSASDMSPVSTLSENAKFVEFPLFLDGQDTTRAAYAVFLLNKNIEQLLNFVGESSLGPRQVLANLKELIRIIQSPDFIYS, from the exons ATGGAAAGAGAAACGGAGCCAAGTTCGTCAAGAGGTGAtcgagaagaagatgtgaaggTTATCGAGTGGGAAGAATTCGACAATGAGCTCACTCGGTTATGGAGTCTCTCTTCAGCTCTGAAGTTAGCCACAGAGAAGAAGATGACCCTACAACCAAAACTCGAGTCTCTTATTCAG GTTAGTGCTGAATCACTGAGACGTACTAATGAACTTGAAGAGATGCGTCAGAGGCTGGAAGCAAAGAAATTGATGGTTGACAAGACGTCAGTTACTTGCAAAGTTACTGAGCAAGATCTTAAAAAGAAAGAGGATGATCTCAGTGCTGAAGTTAGGTCTTTGCTAGTTGGTGGCACAACTCTTTCCATCGCTAAAAGCAAATTACAG GAATCAAACTGCCAACTAGAAGGAGAGAGTGGTTATGCTCATCTAAAGACTGTAACGAATAAGCTGAGAAAGAGGCAGCAGTACATGGTATCTCAAGTTTCATTTATCTACCCTTTGAAGATCGAGGCTGGACCTTCGCAAGACCAAGAACTGGAATCGTTTCCAGGTGGCAGTAGATTAGTAGGAACTAAGCCTGTGAGTCAAGGATCCGTGAGAATTTTGGGGTTGCCTTTTAGTATGGCCCCGTTTACAAAGATGAGCTTCTTCACTGACAAGAAAGAAGTTCAGAAGTCAGCTACTGCCCTAGGATATGTAGCTCAT GCCGTGTCTCTGTTAGCTCCTTTCTTCGGAGTGCCTATTCGTTATCCTTTGCGCTTAGGTGGTTCCAAAACATATATTCTGGACTATGCGCCTTACATCGAGCCTTCAGCTTCTGATATGTCTCCAGTTTCCACACTTTCCGAAAATGCTAAATTTGTAGAGTTCCCTCTGTTTCTGGATGGTCAAGATACAACTCGAGCTGCCTACGCTGTCTTCTTATTAAACAAG AACATCGAGCAGCTCCTGAATTTTGTGGGAGAAAGTAGTCTAGGACCACGTCAGGTTCTAGCTAACCTCAAGGAGCTGATCAGGATCATCCAGTCGCcagattttatatattcttGA
- the LOC111215081 gene encoding UV radiation resistance-associated gene protein-like isoform X1 has product MERETEPSSSRGDREEDVKVIEWEEFDNELTRLWSLSSALKLATEKKMTLQPKLESLIQVSAESLRRTNELEEMRQRLEAKKLMVDKTSVTCKVTEQDLKKKEDDLSAEVRSLLVGGTTLSIAKSKLQESNCQLEGESGYAHLKTVTNKLRKRQQYMVSQVSFIYPLKIEAGPSQDQELESFPGGSRLVGTKPVSQGSVRILGLPFSMAPFTKMSFFTDKKEVQKSATALGYVAHVCVFHSFSSLLESSKGFLAWILQAVSLLAPFFGVPIRYPLRLGGSKTYILDYAPYIEPSASDMSPVSTLSENAKFVEFPLFLDGQDTTRAAYAVFLLNKNIEQLLNFVGESSLGPRQVLANLKELIRIIQSPDFIYS; this is encoded by the exons ATGGAAAGAGAAACGGAGCCAAGTTCGTCAAGAGGTGAtcgagaagaagatgtgaaggTTATCGAGTGGGAAGAATTCGACAATGAGCTCACTCGGTTATGGAGTCTCTCTTCAGCTCTGAAGTTAGCCACAGAGAAGAAGATGACCCTACAACCAAAACTCGAGTCTCTTATTCAG GTTAGTGCTGAATCACTGAGACGTACTAATGAACTTGAAGAGATGCGTCAGAGGCTGGAAGCAAAGAAATTGATGGTTGACAAGACGTCAGTTACTTGCAAAGTTACTGAGCAAGATCTTAAAAAGAAAGAGGATGATCTCAGTGCTGAAGTTAGGTCTTTGCTAGTTGGTGGCACAACTCTTTCCATCGCTAAAAGCAAATTACAG GAATCAAACTGCCAACTAGAAGGAGAGAGTGGTTATGCTCATCTAAAGACTGTAACGAATAAGCTGAGAAAGAGGCAGCAGTACATGGTATCTCAAGTTTCATTTATCTACCCTTTGAAGATCGAGGCTGGACCTTCGCAAGACCAAGAACTGGAATCGTTTCCAGGTGGCAGTAGATTAGTAGGAACTAAGCCTGTGAGTCAAGGATCCGTGAGAATTTTGGGGTTGCCTTTTAGTATGGCCCCGTTTACAAAGATGAGCTTCTTCACTGACAAGAAAGAAGTTCAGAAGTCAGCTACTGCCCTAGGATATGTAGCTCATGTATGTGTGTTCCATTCTTTTTCCTCGCTACTTGAGAGTTCTAAAGGCTTCCTTGCTTGGATTTTGCAGGCCGTGTCTCTGTTAGCTCCTTTCTTCGGAGTGCCTATTCGTTATCCTTTGCGCTTAGGTGGTTCCAAAACATATATTCTGGACTATGCGCCTTACATCGAGCCTTCAGCTTCTGATATGTCTCCAGTTTCCACACTTTCCGAAAATGCTAAATTTGTAGAGTTCCCTCTGTTTCTGGATGGTCAAGATACAACTCGAGCTGCCTACGCTGTCTTCTTATTAAACAAG AACATCGAGCAGCTCCTGAATTTTGTGGGAGAAAGTAGTCTAGGACCACGTCAGGTTCTAGCTAACCTCAAGGAGCTGATCAGGATCATCCAGTCGCcagattttatatattcttGA
- the LOC111215081 gene encoding UV radiation resistance-associated gene protein-like isoform X3: MRQRLEAKKLMVDKTSVTCKVTEQDLKKKEDDLSAEVRSLLVGGTTLSIAKSKLQESNCQLEGESGYAHLKTVTNKLRKRQQYMVSQVSFIYPLKIEAGPSQDQELESFPGGSRLVGTKPVSQGSVRILGLPFSMAPFTKMSFFTDKKEVQKSATALGYVAHVCVFHSFSSLLESSKGFLAWILQAVSLLAPFFGVPIRYPLRLGGSKTYILDYAPYIEPSASDMSPVSTLSENAKFVEFPLFLDGQDTTRAAYAVFLLNKNIEQLLNFVGESSLGPRQVLANLKELIRIIQSPDFIYS; encoded by the exons ATGCGTCAGAGGCTGGAAGCAAAGAAATTGATGGTTGACAAGACGTCAGTTACTTGCAAAGTTACTGAGCAAGATCTTAAAAAGAAAGAGGATGATCTCAGTGCTGAAGTTAGGTCTTTGCTAGTTGGTGGCACAACTCTTTCCATCGCTAAAAGCAAATTACAG GAATCAAACTGCCAACTAGAAGGAGAGAGTGGTTATGCTCATCTAAAGACTGTAACGAATAAGCTGAGAAAGAGGCAGCAGTACATGGTATCTCAAGTTTCATTTATCTACCCTTTGAAGATCGAGGCTGGACCTTCGCAAGACCAAGAACTGGAATCGTTTCCAGGTGGCAGTAGATTAGTAGGAACTAAGCCTGTGAGTCAAGGATCCGTGAGAATTTTGGGGTTGCCTTTTAGTATGGCCCCGTTTACAAAGATGAGCTTCTTCACTGACAAGAAAGAAGTTCAGAAGTCAGCTACTGCCCTAGGATATGTAGCTCATGTATGTGTGTTCCATTCTTTTTCCTCGCTACTTGAGAGTTCTAAAGGCTTCCTTGCTTGGATTTTGCAGGCCGTGTCTCTGTTAGCTCCTTTCTTCGGAGTGCCTATTCGTTATCCTTTGCGCTTAGGTGGTTCCAAAACATATATTCTGGACTATGCGCCTTACATCGAGCCTTCAGCTTCTGATATGTCTCCAGTTTCCACACTTTCCGAAAATGCTAAATTTGTAGAGTTCCCTCTGTTTCTGGATGGTCAAGATACAACTCGAGCTGCCTACGCTGTCTTCTTATTAAACAAG AACATCGAGCAGCTCCTGAATTTTGTGGGAGAAAGTAGTCTAGGACCACGTCAGGTTCTAGCTAACCTCAAGGAGCTGATCAGGATCATCCAGTCGCcagattttatatattcttGA
- the LOC106427614 gene encoding small ubiquitin-related modifier 5-like isoform X1: protein MVSSSTTISASTASKSRSLTPQRKITLKVKTQQDGREDVYKIGYNAHMKKLMDACCTKRNFEKDTVRFIFGRKELKPRQTPAQVNYYNYLSQLMMEEGDIIDLVTEQGGG, encoded by the exons ATGGTGAGTTCCTCAACGACGATCTCTGCTTCTACTGCATCAAAGTCTCGATCTCTTACTCCCCAAAGGAAGATTACCCTCAAGGTCAAGACCCAACAG GATGGAAGAGAGGATGTTTATAAGATTGGTTATAATGCACATATGAAGAAACTGATGGATGCATGCTGCACCAAGAGAAACTTTGAGAAAGACACTGTCAGATTCATCTTCGGTCGTAAAGAGCTCAAGCCACGACAAACTCCTGCTCAG GTTAATTACTATAATTATTTATCACAGCTGATGATGGAAGAAGGAGATATCATTGATCTTGTCACCGAACAAGGTGGTGGCTAA
- the LOC106427614 gene encoding small ubiquitin-related modifier 5-like isoform X2 — MVSSSTTISASTASKSRSLTPQRKITLKVKTQQDGREDVYKIGYNAHMKKLMDACCTKRNFEKDTVRFIFGRKELKPRQTPAQLMMEEGDIIDLVTEQGGG, encoded by the exons ATGGTGAGTTCCTCAACGACGATCTCTGCTTCTACTGCATCAAAGTCTCGATCTCTTACTCCCCAAAGGAAGATTACCCTCAAGGTCAAGACCCAACAG GATGGAAGAGAGGATGTTTATAAGATTGGTTATAATGCACATATGAAGAAACTGATGGATGCATGCTGCACCAAGAGAAACTTTGAGAAAGACACTGTCAGATTCATCTTCGGTCGTAAAGAGCTCAAGCCACGACAAACTCCTGCTCAG CTGATGATGGAAGAAGGAGATATCATTGATCTTGTCACCGAACAAGGTGGTGGCTAA
- the LOC106427662 gene encoding F-box/LRR-repeat protein At2g43260-like, translating into MYLVPDLLEEIFLQLPLKSIVKFRTVSKQWRSILESRRFEERRLMMNAQTKTKIMAGGDHRNRTLTWFKEDEEVEIVYLQCDVTSRPSLSCDGLVCIPVPGWVNVFNPSTGEFLRFSSGRDPPFPDSVLFDVFPGYWRMGFGRDNVSGSYKIVRMGFNHHWEIHRCEILDVNIGRWQRLSPPPYEIGYRRKSTCVNGSIYWVEVLPDQKLLALDLHAQEWRDVGLPLGALGKSFQVANLEKRLALAATYIENDHWNVKIWSAEAPEETWSVIYSIRLFPLDHPYDDPSSPLWFWTRPVAVSKKGNLFFQYSYKRLFKCYPETGEVRFIAAEICVISPFVENLVPLGRLDSKTYGLKHLDHVTLSSRISNFFRRMELKRSSILVTTAVVTLVMFRYCSRLSRS; encoded by the exons ATGTACCTAGTTCCCGACCTACTGGAAGAGATCTTCCTTCAACTGCCACTGAAATCCATCGTCAAATTCAGAACCGTCTCAAAACAATGGAGGTCAATACTCGAGTCGAGGAGGTTCGAGGAGAGGAGGCTTATGATGAATGCTCAAACGAAGACGAAAATCATGGCAGGAGGAGACCACCGAAACCGAACCCTAACGTGGTTCAAAGAGGACGAAGAGGTCGAGATAGTCTATCTACAGTGTGATGTCACCTCACGACCGTCGCTGTCATGTGACGGTCTAGTTTGCATCCCCGTACCAGGATGGGTCAATGTTTTCAACCCTTCCACCGGAGAGTTTCTTAGATTCTCTTCTGGCCGAGATCCACCGTTTCCCG ATTCTGTATTATTTGATGTCTTCCCTGGATATTGGAGGATGGGATTCGGGCGAGACAATGTGAGCGGGAGCTATAAAATAGTGAGGATGGGCTTTAACCATCATTGGGAGATTCACCGTTGCGAGATTCTTGACGTTAACATTGGGAGATGGCAGAGACTGAGTCCGCCTCCTTATGAGATAGGATATAGAAGGAAGTCGAC ATGTGTAAATGGGTCCATCTATTGGGTAGAAGTATTGCCTGATCAAAAACTTTTAGCTTTGGATCTTCATGCACAAGAGTGGCGTGACGTTGGACTACCGTTAGGAGCACTCGGAAAATCATTCCAGGTAGCAAACCTTGAAAAGCGTCTAGCCTTAGCTGCTACCTATATTGAGAACGATCATTGGAACGTGAAGATATGGAGCGCGGAAGCACCAGAAGAAACATGGAGCGTGATTTACTCCATACGTTTATTCCCTCTCGACCACCCTTACGACGACCCATCTTCCCCTTTATGGTTTTGGACTAGGCCAGTGGCGGTTTCTAAGAAAGGAAACCTTTTCTTCCAATACAGTTACAAGAGGTTGTTCAAATGTTACCCAGAGACAGGTGAAGTTCGTTTCATCGCTGCAGAGATTTGTGTGATATCTCCTTTTGTTGAAAATTTGGTCCCCCTTGGACGTTTGGACAGCAAAACATATGGACTTAAACATCTAGATCACGTAACGTTGTCCTCCCGGATATCCAATTTTTTCAGACGAATGGAACTGAAGAGATCGAGCATTTTGGTAACCACCGCTGTTGTGACTCTTGTAATGTTTCGCTATTGTTCCCGTTTGTCTAGATCTTGA